A region from the Citrobacter telavivensis genome encodes:
- the hemB gene encoding porphobilinogen synthase yields MTDLIHRPRRLRKSAALRAMFEETTLSLNDLVLPIFVEEELDDYKAIEAMPGVMRIPEKHLAREIERIANAGIRSIMTFGISHHTDDTGSDAWKEDGLVARMSRICKQTVPEMIVMSDTCFCEYTSHGHCGVLCEHGVDNDATLANLGKQAVVAAAAGADFIAPSAAMDGQVQAIRQALDAAGFTDTAIMSYSTKFASSFYGPFREAAGTALKGDRKTYQMNPMNRREAIRESLLDEAQGADCLMVKPAGAYLDVLRDIRERTELPLGAYQVSGEYAMIKFAAMAGAIDEEKVVLESLGAIKRAGADLIFSYFALDLAEKKLLR; encoded by the coding sequence ATGACAGACTTAATCCATCGCCCTCGCCGTCTGCGCAAATCTGCAGCGCTGCGCGCCATGTTTGAAGAGACAACACTCAGCTTGAACGATCTGGTGTTGCCGATCTTTGTTGAAGAAGAACTCGACGACTACAAAGCAATTGAGGCCATGCCCGGCGTCATGCGCATCCCGGAGAAACACCTGGCGCGCGAGATCGAACGTATTGCCAACGCCGGCATCCGCTCCATCATGACCTTTGGCATCTCTCACCATACTGATGACACCGGTAGCGACGCCTGGAAGGAAGACGGTCTGGTGGCGCGGATGTCGCGCATTTGCAAGCAGACCGTACCGGAAATGATCGTGATGTCAGATACCTGCTTCTGCGAATATACCTCCCACGGTCACTGCGGCGTGCTCTGCGAGCACGGCGTGGATAACGATGCAACACTGGCAAACCTCGGTAAGCAAGCCGTTGTCGCAGCAGCAGCAGGCGCAGACTTCATCGCCCCTTCCGCCGCAATGGATGGACAGGTGCAGGCGATTCGTCAGGCGCTGGATGCGGCAGGCTTTACCGACACGGCCATCATGTCCTACTCCACCAAATTTGCCTCTTCGTTCTATGGTCCGTTCCGTGAAGCGGCAGGCACCGCGCTGAAAGGCGATCGCAAAACCTATCAGATGAACCCGATGAACCGTCGTGAAGCGATTCGTGAATCGCTGCTTGATGAAGCGCAGGGCGCGGACTGCCTGATGGTAAAACCGGCGGGTGCCTATCTGGACGTGCTGCGTGATATCCGCGAGCGCACGGAACTGCCGCTCGGCGCGTATCAGGTCAGCGGCGAGTACGCGATGATCAAATTTGCCGCCATGGCGGGCGCCATTGATGAAGAAAAAGTGGTTCTGGAAAGTTTAGGTGCCATCAAACGCGCTGGCGCGGATCTGATCTTCAGCTACTTCGCGCTGGATCTGGCAGAGAAGAAACTCCTGCGTTAA
- the ampH gene encoding D-alanyl-D-alanine-carboxypeptidase/endopeptidase AmpH: MKRSLLFSAALCAASLTSVQAAQPVADPVFASDIVERYADHIFYGSGATGMALVVIDGNQRVFRSFGETRPGNNVRPQLDSVIRIASLTKLMTSEMLVKLLDQGTVKLDDPLSKYAPVGARVPSYEGKPITLVNLATHTSALPREQPGGAAKRPVFVWPTREQRWSYLSTATLKAAPGSQAAYSNLAFDLLADALANASGKPYTQLFEEKITRPLGMKDTTYTPSPDQCKRLMVAEKGASPCNNTLAAIGSGGVYSTPGDMMRWMQQYLSSDFYQRSNQADRMQTLIYQRAQLTRVTGMDVPGKADALGLGWVYMAPKNGRPGIIQKTGGGGGFITYMAMIPQKNVGAFVVVTRSPLTRFTNMSNGINDLVVELSENTPRVVPAS, translated from the coding sequence TTGAAACGTAGTCTGCTTTTTTCTGCCGCGCTGTGTGCGGCGTCATTGACCTCAGTCCAGGCGGCTCAACCTGTCGCCGACCCAGTTTTTGCGTCTGATATTGTCGAGCGTTATGCCGATCATATTTTTTATGGCAGCGGTGCGACGGGGATGGCGCTCGTCGTGATCGACGGCAACCAGCGCGTCTTTCGCAGTTTCGGCGAAACCCGACCGGGCAATAACGTGCGCCCACAACTGGATTCGGTCATTCGTATTGCGTCACTCACCAAGCTGATGACCAGTGAAATGCTGGTGAAACTGCTCGATCAGGGTACGGTTAAACTGGACGATCCGCTGAGTAAGTATGCCCCCGTCGGCGCGCGCGTACCGTCATATGAGGGAAAACCGATCACGCTGGTCAATCTGGCGACGCACACCAGCGCGCTGCCCCGTGAACAACCTGGCGGCGCGGCAAAGCGTCCGGTGTTTGTCTGGCCGACGCGGGAGCAACGCTGGAGTTACCTCTCCACCGCGACCCTGAAAGCCGCACCGGGGTCGCAGGCGGCCTATTCCAACCTGGCGTTCGATCTGTTGGCCGATGCGCTGGCAAATGCCTCCGGCAAACCTTATACCCAACTGTTTGAAGAGAAGATCACCCGCCCGCTGGGCATGAAAGACACCACCTATACCCCTTCTCCCGATCAGTGCAAACGTCTGATGGTAGCGGAAAAAGGGGCCAGCCCGTGTAATAACACGCTGGCAGCCATCGGCAGCGGCGGCGTTTACTCAACGCCGGGTGACATGATGCGCTGGATGCAGCAGTATCTGTCCTCTGATTTTTACCAGCGCAGTAATCAGGCCGACAGAATGCAGACGCTGATTTATCAGCGCGCGCAGTTAACGCGGGTAACGGGCATGGATGTTCCCGGCAAAGCCGATGCGTTGGGATTAGGCTGGGTCTATATGGCACCGAAGAATGGACGCCCGGGAATTATTCAAAAGACCGGCGGTGGCGGTGGGTTCATCACCTATATGGCGATGATTCCGCAAAAAAATGTGGGCGCGTTTGTCGTCGTCACTCGCTCTCCGCTCACCCGTTTTACCAATATGAGTAACGGTATTAACGATCTGGTCGTCGAACTGAGCGAAAATACACCGCGCGTGGTTCCGGCATCTTAA
- a CDS encoding GNAT family N-acetyltransferase, with translation MFSLDNVLNDLWPEARTAPWQKKMLQRVLYEKEFQQFAARHRHLKGVDMVEQVLEHLQIRCEIPEHHIENIPENGPLVIIANHPTGALDGLALIYALSRVRRDIKVVTNRLLSHLEPLRSLFIPVDNIQGRTPKSSLQQMDSHLQAGGALVFFPAGEVSRLTLQGIAERRWHSGFIRMAEKYRTPLLPVHIQAYNSPLFYACGLVSSSATLLLLMQQMFRRRDSTLPVRIGQQIAWTQWSASKSNVREQAEKCRKHVIALGKGRPGVFRTESTIAPPENRARLKRELARTECLGQTADGKQIYLWQRNGQEEATILRELGRLREIAFRAVGEGSGKRRDIDRYDDDYLHLILWDEEDLEIVGAYRFIPCAQQQKKQGLEGLYSHSLFDYDERMSDIMQYGIELGRSFIQPRYWGRRGLDYLWSGIGAWLARNPQYRYLFGPVSISGGLPPDARDLLVAFYRLWFPPTHPLAVSRQPYPASLPDVLAQFAGNDYHDDLTRLKSLLGNLGCGIPPLYKQYSELCEPGGVQFIDFGSDPDFNHCVDGLVLVDLTYLKANRYQRYIGEHL, from the coding sequence ATGTTTAGTCTCGATAACGTACTCAACGACCTTTGGCCTGAGGCGAGGACCGCGCCCTGGCAAAAAAAGATGCTTCAGCGCGTATTGTATGAAAAAGAGTTCCAGCAGTTTGCCGCCCGCCACCGTCATCTGAAAGGCGTCGATATGGTGGAGCAGGTCCTGGAGCATCTGCAAATACGCTGTGAAATCCCCGAGCATCACATCGAAAACATCCCCGAAAATGGCCCCCTGGTGATTATCGCCAACCACCCCACCGGCGCGCTGGACGGACTGGCGCTCATCTATGCCCTCTCCCGCGTGCGTCGTGATATCAAAGTGGTGACCAACCGACTGCTTTCTCATCTGGAACCCCTGCGCTCGCTGTTCATCCCGGTAGACAATATTCAGGGACGGACGCCGAAATCGTCGTTACAGCAAATGGATAGCCACCTGCAGGCTGGCGGCGCGCTGGTTTTCTTCCCGGCGGGTGAAGTCTCACGGCTGACGCTGCAAGGGATCGCCGAGCGCCGCTGGCATTCCGGGTTTATCCGCATGGCGGAAAAGTACCGGACGCCGCTGCTACCGGTGCATATCCAGGCTTACAACAGTCCGCTGTTCTATGCCTGCGGGCTGGTTTCTTCCAGCGCCACGCTGCTGCTGTTAATGCAGCAAATGTTTCGCCGTCGCGATAGCACGCTGCCCGTACGCATCGGTCAACAGATTGCCTGGACACAGTGGTCCGCGAGCAAAAGCAACGTTCGCGAACAGGCGGAAAAGTGTCGAAAGCATGTAATTGCGTTGGGCAAAGGCCGACCTGGCGTTTTTCGCACCGAATCGACGATCGCCCCACCGGAAAACAGAGCCCGACTGAAACGCGAACTGGCACGAACGGAATGTCTGGGGCAAACCGCCGATGGCAAGCAGATTTACCTCTGGCAGCGCAACGGGCAGGAGGAAGCGACGATCCTGCGCGAGTTGGGGCGACTGCGTGAAATCGCTTTTCGCGCCGTTGGTGAGGGTAGCGGCAAACGCAGGGATATCGATCGCTACGATGATGACTATCTGCATCTGATCTTATGGGACGAGGAAGACCTTGAGATCGTCGGTGCTTACCGGTTCATTCCCTGTGCGCAGCAGCAGAAAAAGCAGGGGCTGGAGGGACTCTACAGCCACAGTCTGTTTGATTACGACGAGCGGATGTCGGACATCATGCAGTACGGTATTGAACTGGGACGCAGCTTTATTCAGCCGCGCTATTGGGGACGTCGCGGGCTGGATTATCTCTGGTCCGGAATCGGTGCCTGGCTGGCACGTAACCCGCAGTATCGTTACCTGTTCGGGCCGGTGTCTATCTCCGGGGGATTGCCGCCGGATGCGCGCGATCTGCTGGTGGCCTTCTATCGACTATGGTTCCCGCCGACGCATCCGCTGGCCGTTTCGCGCCAGCCGTATCCCGCTTCGCTGCCAGATGTGCTGGCACAGTTTGCGGGCAACGATTATCACGACGATCTGACGCGGCTGAAGTCGCTGCTGGGCAATCTCGGCTGCGGCATTCCACCGCTCTATAAACAATACTCAGAGCTCTGCGAACCCGGCGGCGTGCAGTTTATCGATTTCGGCAGCGATCCGGATTTTAACCACTGTGTAGATGGTCTGGTGCTGGTGGATTTAACGTATCTGAAGGCTAACCGCTATCAGCGCTATATTGGTGAGCACCTGTGA
- the ehaB gene encoding autotransporter adhesin EhaB: MHSWKKKLVVSQLALACTLAITSQANASTDISGKTYTTFDHYNDATNPDGVYYDGYVGWNNYGTDSVYNGDIYPVINNATVNGVISTYYLDDGLSTNTNSNSLTIKNSTVHGMITSECMTSECADGRDTGYVYDRLALTVDNSTIDDNYEHYTYNGTNTDGTADTHVVDVYNMGTAITLDQEVDLSITNNSHVAGITLTQGYEWSDVDDNTVSTGVNSNEVFNNTITVKDSTVTSGSWSDEGTSGWFGNNGNASDYSNTATADDVAISAIANPSADNAMQTTVNLSNSTLMGDVVFSSNFDENFFPNGADSYRDTDSAVDTNGWDGTDRMDVTLNNGSKWVGAAMSVHQVDTDGDGVYDGVAAGTDATATLIDITANSLWPSSTYGIDNGDTAYDEDGHVVGNEVYQSGLFNVTLNGGSEWDTTKASLIDTLSINSGSVVNVADSSLVSDTIALTGGAALNISEDGHVATDTLTVDNSTVTIADDVAAGWSVGDAALYANTIKVTNDGVLDVGNSADYALQTDTLNLTSTTDTNGNVHAGVFDIHSNNYVLDADLTNDRTADTTKSNYGYGVIAMNSDGHLTINGNGDAYSADQSEVDNAGDNVAAATGNYKVRINNATGEGAIADYKDKELIYVNDKNSTATFSAANKADLGAYTYQAQQQGNTVVMQQMELTDYANMALSIPSANTNTWNLEQDTVGTRLTNSRHGLADNGGAWVSYFGGNFNGDNGTINYDQDVNGIMVGVDTKVDGNNAKWIVGAAAGFAKGDMSDHTGQVDQDSQSAYLYSSARFANDIFVDGNLSYSHFNNDLSANMSDGQYVDGSTSADAWGFGLKLGYDWKVGDAGYVTPYGSVSGLFQSDDGYRLSNNMQADGQSYDSMRYELGVDTGYTFTYSQDQALTPYFKLAYVYDDANNNADVNGDSIDNGTEGSAVRVGLGTQFSFTKNFSAYTDANYLGGGDVDQNWAANAGVKYTW, encoded by the coding sequence ATGCACTCCTGGAAAAAGAAACTTGTAGTCTCACAATTAGCATTAGCCTGCACTTTGGCAATCACTTCTCAGGCGAATGCTTCAACGGATATTTCTGGCAAGACTTACACCACATTTGACCACTATAACGATGCGACGAACCCCGATGGTGTGTACTACGATGGTTACGTCGGCTGGAATAACTACGGCACCGACAGCGTGTATAACGGAGATATCTATCCGGTAATCAATAACGCAACCGTAAACGGTGTGATTTCAACTTACTATCTGGATGATGGTCTTTCTACCAACACCAATAGCAACAGTCTGACGATTAAAAACAGCACTGTACACGGAATGATTACGTCTGAGTGCATGACGAGCGAATGTGCTGATGGTCGTGATACGGGCTATGTTTACGATCGTCTGGCGCTCACCGTTGATAACTCAACGATCGACGATAACTACGAACATTATACCTACAACGGTACCAATACTGACGGCACCGCAGATACGCACGTTGTTGATGTCTACAACATGGGCACCGCGATCACCCTGGATCAGGAAGTTGACCTGTCTATCACTAACAACTCTCACGTGGCAGGCATTACGCTGACTCAGGGTTACGAGTGGAGTGATGTTGACGACAACACCGTTAGCACGGGCGTAAACAGCAATGAAGTGTTCAATAACACCATTACGGTGAAGGACTCTACCGTGACCTCTGGTTCATGGTCAGATGAAGGGACTTCAGGCTGGTTTGGCAATAACGGTAACGCAAGCGACTACAGCAATACTGCGACGGCTGATGACGTTGCGATTTCCGCCATTGCGAATCCGTCTGCAGATAATGCAATGCAGACGACGGTTAATCTCAGTAATTCGACCCTGATGGGCGATGTGGTTTTCTCCAGCAACTTCGATGAAAACTTCTTCCCGAACGGCGCGGACAGCTATCGTGATACCGACTCTGCTGTCGATACTAACGGCTGGGATGGTACTGACCGCATGGATGTTACCCTGAATAACGGTAGCAAATGGGTTGGTGCGGCGATGTCTGTGCATCAGGTGGACACCGATGGTGACGGCGTTTACGACGGTGTTGCAGCGGGTACCGATGCTACCGCTACGTTGATCGACATTACCGCGAATAGCCTGTGGCCATCGTCTACCTATGGTATTGACAATGGCGACACCGCTTATGATGAAGATGGCCACGTTGTTGGCAACGAGGTTTATCAAAGCGGCCTGTTCAATGTTACGCTGAACGGCGGTTCTGAGTGGGATACCACTAAAGCCTCTCTGATTGATACTCTGAGCATCAACAGCGGTTCTGTGGTGAATGTTGCCGATTCTTCACTGGTTTCTGACACCATTGCGTTGACCGGTGGCGCAGCGCTGAACATCAGCGAGGACGGTCATGTGGCAACGGATACTCTGACTGTCGACAACAGTACTGTCACCATCGCTGATGATGTGGCTGCAGGCTGGAGCGTAGGTGATGCTGCACTGTATGCCAACACCATTAAGGTCACAAATGACGGTGTTCTGGATGTCGGTAACAGTGCGGACTATGCGCTGCAGACGGATACCCTGAATCTGACCAGCACGACCGATACGAATGGCAATGTGCATGCCGGTGTATTTGATATTCACAGTAACAACTATGTGCTGGATGCCGATCTGACCAACGATCGTACCGCAGACACCACGAAGTCTAACTATGGTTACGGTGTGATCGCCATGAATTCCGATGGTCACCTGACCATTAACGGTAACGGTGATGCATACAGCGCTGACCAGTCTGAAGTGGACAATGCGGGCGACAATGTTGCTGCGGCAACCGGCAACTACAAAGTGCGTATCAACAACGCCACCGGTGAAGGCGCTATCGCAGATTACAAAGACAAAGAGCTGATCTACGTTAACGATAAGAACAGCACCGCTACCTTCTCTGCCGCGAACAAAGCAGACCTGGGCGCGTACACCTATCAGGCCCAGCAGCAGGGCAACACCGTTGTTATGCAACAGATGGAGTTGACCGACTACGCTAACATGGCGTTGAGCATTCCGTCTGCGAATACCAATACCTGGAACCTGGAGCAAGATACGGTTGGGACGCGTCTGACCAACTCTCGTCATGGTCTGGCGGATAACGGCGGCGCATGGGTCAGTTACTTTGGCGGCAACTTCAACGGCGATAACGGCACCATTAACTACGATCAGGATGTCAACGGCATCATGGTGGGTGTGGATACCAAAGTTGATGGTAATAACGCGAAGTGGATTGTCGGTGCAGCGGCGGGCTTCGCGAAAGGCGACATGAGCGACCATACCGGTCAAGTGGATCAGGACAGCCAGTCTGCCTACCTCTACTCTTCAGCTCGCTTTGCCAATGACATCTTTGTAGATGGCAACCTGAGCTACTCTCACTTTAACAACGATCTGTCTGCCAATATGAGCGACGGTCAGTATGTTGATGGCAGCACCTCTGCGGATGCGTGGGGCTTCGGTCTGAAACTGGGTTACGACTGGAAAGTGGGTGATGCGGGTTATGTTACTCCATACGGCAGCGTGTCTGGCTTGTTCCAGTCTGACGATGGTTATCGCCTGAGCAACAACATGCAGGCTGATGGTCAGTCTTACGACAGCATGCGCTATGAACTGGGTGTAGATACCGGTTATACCTTCACCTACAGCCAGGATCAGGCGCTGACGCCTTACTTCAAACTGGCCTATGTGTATGACGATGCGAACAACAATGCTGATGTCAACGGCGACTCTATCGACAACGGCACCGAAGGTTCAGCGGTTCGTGTTGGTCTGGGTACGCAGTTCAGCTTTACCAAGAACTTCAGTGCCTATACCGATGCGAACTACCTCGGTGGTGGCGATGTTGATCAGAATTGGGCGGCCAACGCGGGCGTTAAATATACCTGGTAA
- the iprA gene encoding hydrogen peroxide resistance inhibitor IprA codes for MLSLNKPLKEFGQLDKSLSKYGTRFSYANEKHLLYSTEKNPDTTLVILEGIISLRRNEHILVGIGQAPFIMGLTNGVMKNDVQYDLVSEGICSGYHLSSSQTVAIIEECQLWREAFYWLTWQNRMMEQRDWQLIGKNSYEQIRSTLISMIEWEDGLRSRIGVMNYIHQRTCISRSVVAEVLAALRKGGYIEMNKGKLMGINRLPSEY; via the coding sequence ATGTTATCTCTGAATAAACCGTTAAAAGAATTTGGTCAGCTCGATAAGTCCTTGTCTAAATATGGCACCCGTTTTTCATATGCTAATGAAAAGCATCTTCTTTATTCCACGGAAAAGAACCCTGATACGACATTAGTGATTCTGGAAGGGATTATCTCGTTAAGACGTAATGAACATATTCTGGTTGGTATTGGGCAGGCTCCTTTCATTATGGGACTGACCAATGGGGTGATGAAAAATGATGTTCAGTACGATCTCGTTAGCGAGGGGATATGTTCGGGATATCACCTCTCTTCCTCACAAACCGTTGCAATTATTGAAGAATGCCAGTTGTGGCGTGAAGCATTCTACTGGTTGACATGGCAGAACCGTATGATGGAACAACGAGATTGGCAGTTAATCGGTAAAAACTCTTATGAACAGATCCGTTCGACACTGATTTCAATGATTGAATGGGAGGACGGATTACGTTCCCGCATTGGCGTCATGAATTATATTCACCAGCGCACATGCATTTCTCGTTCCGTGGTGGCTGAGGTGTTGGCTGCATTGCGTAAAGGCGGCTATATCGAAATGAATAAAGGCAAACTGATGGGTATCAACCGTTTGCCTTCTGAATATTGA
- the tauC gene encoding taurine ABC transporter permease TauC, which translates to MSVVINDKPRQRPLKWRWPFSRQITLSLATLTVILAVWWTVAALQLISPLFLPPPDQVLQKLITIAGPQGFMDATLWQHLAASLTRIVLALLAAVAFGIPVGIAMGLSPTLRGILDPIIELYRPVPPLAYLPLMVIWFGIGETSKILLIYLAIFAPVAMSALAGVKSAQQVRIRAARSLGASRAQVLWLVILPGALPEILTGLRIGLGVGWSTLVAAELIAATRGLGFMVQSAGEFLATDVVLAGIAVIAIIAFILELGLRALQRRLTPWHGEVQ; encoded by the coding sequence ATGAGTGTGGTGATCAACGACAAACCGCGCCAACGGCCGCTGAAGTGGCGCTGGCCGTTCTCGCGCCAGATAACCCTGAGCCTTGCGACGCTGACGGTGATTCTGGCGGTGTGGTGGACGGTTGCGGCGCTGCAACTGATAAGCCCCCTGTTTTTGCCGCCGCCGGACCAGGTGCTGCAAAAGCTTATCACCATCGCCGGACCGCAAGGATTTATGGATGCCACGCTGTGGCAGCATTTGGCCGCCAGTCTGACCCGCATCGTGCTGGCGCTGCTGGCCGCGGTGGCTTTCGGCATTCCGGTCGGGATTGCGATGGGGCTCAGCCCGACGCTACGCGGCATTCTCGATCCGATAATTGAGCTTTATCGTCCGGTACCCCCGCTGGCCTATTTGCCGTTGATGGTGATCTGGTTCGGGATTGGTGAAACGTCCAAGATCCTGCTGATCTACCTGGCAATTTTTGCCCCGGTCGCGATGTCTGCGCTGGCCGGCGTGAAGAGCGCCCAGCAGGTGCGGATCCGCGCCGCCCGATCGCTGGGCGCGAGCCGGGCGCAGGTGCTGTGGCTGGTTATCCTGCCGGGCGCGCTGCCGGAGATCCTCACAGGATTACGCATTGGACTCGGTGTGGGCTGGTCAACGCTGGTGGCGGCGGAGCTGATTGCGGCAACGAGAGGGTTAGGCTTTATGGTGCAGTCGGCCGGTGAGTTTCTGGCGACCGATGTGGTACTGGCAGGGATCGCGGTGATTGCGATTATCGCTTTTATTTTAGAACTGGGTCTGCGCGCGCTTCAGCGCCGCCTGACGCCCTGGCATGGAGAAGTCCAATGA
- the sbmA gene encoding peptide antibiotic transporter SbmA, whose product MFKSFFPKPGPFFLSAFIWALVAVIFWQAGGGDWIARLTGAAGTVPISAARFWSLSYLIFYAYYVLCVGLFALFWFLYSPHRWQYWSILGTSLIIFVTWFLVEVGVAVNAWYAPFYDLIQTALSAPHKVTMSQFYNELGIFLGIALIAVVISVLNNFFVSHYVFRWRTAMNEYYMAQWQHLRHIEGAAQRVQEDTMRFASTLESMGVGFINAIMTLIAFLPVLVALSPHVPELPIVGHVPYGLVIAAIVWSLMGTGMLAAVGFKLPGLEFKNQRVEAAYRKELVYGEDDANRATPPTVRELFSAVRQNYFRLYFHYMYFNIARILYLQVDNVFGLFLLFPSIVAGTITLGLMTQINNVFSQVRGAFQYLINSWTTLVELMSIYKRLRSFERELDEQDIQAVTHTLG is encoded by the coding sequence ATGTTTAAGTCTTTTTTCCCAAAGCCGGGTCCTTTTTTCCTTTCGGCTTTTATTTGGGCATTAGTTGCGGTTATTTTCTGGCAGGCTGGAGGGGGTGACTGGATTGCACGACTGACTGGCGCCGCAGGCACTGTACCTATTAGCGCTGCCCGCTTCTGGTCGCTGAGCTACCTGATTTTTTATGCCTACTATGTGCTTTGTGTCGGGTTATTTGCGCTGTTCTGGTTTCTCTACAGTCCGCATCGCTGGCAGTACTGGTCGATTCTTGGCACCTCGCTGATTATCTTTGTCACCTGGTTTCTGGTTGAAGTGGGGGTGGCCGTCAACGCCTGGTACGCGCCGTTCTACGATCTGATCCAGACCGCCCTCAGCGCGCCGCATAAAGTCACCATGAGCCAGTTCTATAACGAACTGGGGATCTTCCTTGGCATCGCGCTGATTGCCGTGGTGATTAGCGTGCTGAACAACTTTTTTGTCAGCCACTATGTGTTCCGCTGGCGTACGGCGATGAACGAATATTACATGGCGCAGTGGCAGCATCTGCGCCATATCGAGGGGGCAGCGCAGCGTGTGCAGGAAGACACCATGCGTTTTGCTTCAACGCTGGAAAGCATGGGCGTGGGCTTTATCAATGCCATCATGACGCTGATCGCCTTCCTGCCGGTGCTGGTTGCGCTTTCTCCGCACGTGCCTGAGCTGCCGATTGTCGGCCATGTGCCTTACGGCCTGGTGATTGCGGCGATCGTCTGGTCGCTGATGGGCACCGGTATGCTGGCGGCGGTCGGGTTCAAACTTCCGGGGCTGGAATTTAAAAATCAGCGAGTGGAAGCGGCCTATCGTAAAGAGCTGGTATACGGGGAAGACGATGCCAACCGCGCCACCCCGCCGACGGTTCGTGAGCTGTTCAGTGCGGTGCGCCAGAACTATTTCCGCCTCTATTTTCACTACATGTATTTTAATATCGCGCGCATTCTCTACCTGCAGGTGGACAACGTTTTCGGTTTGTTCCTGCTGTTTCCGTCGATTGTTGCCGGTACGATTACCCTGGGTCTGATGACGCAAATTAACAACGTCTTTAGCCAGGTGCGGGGCGCGTTCCAGTACCTGATCAACTCGTGGACGACGCTGGTCGAACTGATGTCTATCTATAAACGTCTGCGCAGCTTTGAGCGCGAACTGGACGAGCAGGATATTCAGGCTGTCACCCACACTCTTGGTTAA
- a CDS encoding isochorismatase family protein: MSEKRVVMVVDMQIGVFATPRIRREACVERINQLTQAADLTIFIQHTEAGGLEEGSVGFALLPELNTPANAKYVTKTACDSFYKTALEQLLHDEAISHFVICGCATDYCVDTTIRNGASRGYRITVAEDAHTTAHRPAAPAQTLIAHHNDVWRNLIVPDNPVWVKPVETIIQDWKTN; encoded by the coding sequence ATGTCTGAAAAACGGGTTGTGATGGTTGTTGATATGCAAATCGGCGTGTTTGCCACGCCGCGTATTCGCCGGGAAGCGTGCGTGGAACGCATTAATCAGCTCACGCAGGCGGCAGATCTCACGATTTTTATTCAGCATACCGAGGCGGGAGGGCTGGAAGAGGGGAGTGTGGGGTTCGCACTGCTGCCAGAACTGAACACGCCAGCGAATGCAAAATATGTCACGAAAACCGCGTGCGATTCCTTTTACAAAACGGCCCTCGAACAGTTACTGCACGATGAGGCGATTTCGCACTTTGTCATCTGCGGCTGTGCGACGGACTATTGCGTCGATACCACCATCAGAAACGGTGCCAGTCGGGGTTATCGTATTACGGTTGCGGAAGATGCCCATACCACCGCCCATCGTCCGGCCGCACCGGCCCAGACGCTGATTGCGCACCATAATGATGTCTGGCGCAATCTGATCGTACCGGACAATCCGGTGTGGGTGAAACCCGTCGAAACAATTATTCAGGACTGGAAAACGAACTAA
- the tauD gene encoding taurine dioxygenase → MSERLSITPLGPYIGAQIAGADLTRPLSDNQFEQLYHAVLRHQVVFLREQAITPQQQRALAQRFGDLHIHPVYPHAEGVEEIIVLDTHNDNPPDNDNWHTDVTFIETPPAGAILAAKALPSTGGDTLWTSGIAAYEALSEPFRQLLSGLRAEHDFRKSFQEYKYRKTEEEHQRWREAVAKHPPLLHPVVRTHPVSGKQALFVNEGFTTRIVDVTEKESEALLGFLFAHITKPEFQVRWRWQPNDVAIWDNRVTQHYANADYLPQRRIMHRATILGDKPYFRAG, encoded by the coding sequence ATGAGTGAACGTCTGAGCATTACCCCGCTGGGGCCGTACATCGGCGCGCAGATCGCGGGGGCGGATTTGACCCGTCCGCTGAGCGACAATCAGTTTGAGCAGCTTTACCATGCGGTACTGCGACATCAGGTGGTGTTCCTGCGCGAACAGGCTATCACGCCACAGCAGCAGCGCGCGCTGGCTCAGCGCTTTGGCGATCTGCACATTCATCCGGTCTATCCCCATGCCGAAGGCGTGGAGGAGATTATCGTGCTGGATACGCACAACGATAATCCACCGGATAACGATAACTGGCACACCGATGTCACCTTTATTGAGACACCGCCTGCCGGGGCGATCCTGGCGGCAAAGGCGTTACCGTCAACCGGCGGCGATACGTTATGGACCAGCGGCATTGCGGCGTATGAGGCGCTGTCGGAACCGTTTCGCCAACTGTTGAGCGGTCTGCGGGCGGAACATGACTTCCGTAAATCCTTCCAGGAATACAAGTACCGTAAGACAGAAGAGGAGCATCAGCGCTGGCGTGAAGCGGTGGCGAAGCATCCGCCGCTGTTGCATCCGGTGGTTCGAACCCATCCGGTGAGTGGTAAGCAGGCGCTGTTTGTCAACGAAGGTTTCACCACACGCATTGTCGATGTGACGGAAAAAGAAAGTGAGGCGCTGCTCGGCTTCCTGTTTGCGCATATTACGAAACCAGAGTTTCAGGTGCGCTGGCGCTGGCAGCCAAATGACGTGGCTATCTGGGATAACCGCGTGACGCAGCATTATGCAAATGCGGATTACCTGCCACAGCGGCGCATCATGCACCGGGCGACGATCCTGGGGGACAAACCTTATTTTCGCGCGGGCTGA